A section of the Clostridia bacterium genome encodes:
- a CDS encoding DUF4340 domain-containing protein, translated as MAKKQPARGRSAAPNRWRWLAPLLAVVVVAGLAGYVFIWQPRQAERQNAPLRLADVDTSKVNEITMENQQLEDLGLLLQGKTWTMVNSSGHTVGEADAAQVRAFLDRHFKHLTAKRKVENPGKASEYGFGDPRWVVTVTQEDGSTVKITIGANDPITGDDYALIDGHPGVYLLSPDLAADLSVDPKHWS; from the coding sequence TTGGCGAAGAAGCAACCTGCGCGCGGGCGGTCCGCCGCCCCGAACCGGTGGCGCTGGCTGGCGCCGCTTCTGGCGGTCGTCGTCGTCGCCGGGCTGGCCGGCTACGTCTTCATCTGGCAGCCGCGGCAGGCGGAGCGCCAGAACGCTCCGCTCCGCCTGGCGGACGTCGACACGTCCAAGGTGAACGAGATCACGATGGAGAACCAGCAGCTGGAAGACCTCGGTCTCCTCTTGCAGGGGAAGACGTGGACGATGGTGAACAGCAGCGGCCACACCGTCGGGGAAGCGGACGCGGCGCAGGTCCGGGCCTTCCTGGACCGGCACTTCAAGCACCTCACGGCCAAGCGCAAGGTCGAGAACCCGGGCAAGGCCAGCGAGTACGGCTTCGGCGACCCGCGCTGGGTGGTGACGGTCACGCAGGAGGACGGCAGCACGGTGAAGATCACGATCGGCGCCAACGATCCCATCACGGGAGACGACTACGCGCTGATCGACGGCCACCCCGGCGTGTACCTGCTGTCGCCGGACCTTGCCGCCGACCTGTCCGTCGATCCGAAGCACTGGTCG